A single window of Methylacidimicrobium sp. AP8 DNA harbors:
- a CDS encoding ribonuclease H-like domain-containing protein has product MRNVVYFDLETQKGANEVGGWRNKGAMRMSLGVTYGTARQSYRIYAEPDIEELLRDLRSADLVVGFNIVGFDFPVLEAYTVFDLQDLPTLDLLRDVEARTGRRMSLENLARATLGLGKTAEGVQALRWWKEGKLFQIAEYCCYDVKITRLLHEHGARHGQIYYFNEQTQRKEVIPVCWNPS; this is encoded by the coding sequence ATGCGCAACGTCGTCTACTTTGACCTCGAGACCCAGAAAGGAGCCAATGAAGTCGGCGGGTGGCGCAACAAGGGCGCGATGCGGATGTCCCTGGGAGTGACCTACGGCACGGCTCGGCAAAGCTACCGGATCTACGCCGAGCCGGACATCGAAGAGCTTCTCCGGGACCTCCGGAGCGCGGACTTGGTAGTCGGATTCAATATTGTCGGATTTGATTTCCCCGTTCTCGAAGCGTACACCGTATTTGATCTTCAAGATCTGCCGACGCTGGATCTTCTTCGGGACGTCGAAGCCCGGACCGGACGGCGGATGAGCCTGGAGAACCTGGCCCGAGCGACCTTAGGCCTCGGGAAGACGGCGGAAGGGGTTCAGGCGCTGCGGTGGTGGAAAGAAGGCAAGCTCTTCCAAATCGCGGAATACTGCTGCTATGATGTGAAGATCACCCGCTTGCTGCATGAGCACGGCGCCCGCCATGGACAAATCTACTACTTTAACGAGCAGACGCAGCGGAAAGAAGTTATCCCGGTCTGCTGGAACCCTTCCTGA